From the genome of Blastocatellia bacterium:
CAGCTCGCCGCTCACCCCCACCGGCACCGCCTCGCCGGCCGCATCCACCACATAGGCTCGCGTGTTGATCAGTGGCCGCCCAATCGGCACCCCTCGCGCCGCCTCGCCCAGCCCCGCCCCCCGGCTCGCATAGTGCGTCACATCATCCGAGCACTCGGTCGGCCCGTAGGCATTCATCAACCCAACCCCTGGCGCTGCCGCCTGAAAGCGCCGCCACAGCCCCACCGCGCAGGCTTCGCCCGTCACCAGCACCCAGCGCAGACTCGCCACACCGGCCTGCCTGTCGCCGACCTCCCCCAGCATCGCCTCCAGCAGCGACGGCACCGTCTCCCACACCGTCACCCCGGCCTCCCGCAACCCCTGCCACAGCGCCGCCGGGTCGTGCGCCTGGCGCTCCTCGACCAGCAGCACCTGTCCGCCGGCCAGCAGCGCCGCCCACATCTGCCACACCGAGATGTCGAAGCACGGCGAGGCGGTCTGCGCCACCACGTCCTGCGCCGTCAGCCGCAGGTCGCCGAGCTTGGCATAGAGGTGATTGATCATGCCGCGCTGCTCGACCATCACGCCTTTGGGCTGGCCCGTCGACCCTGAGGTGTAGATGACGTAGGCGAGATTCTCCGGGGCTACCCCGCCGCCCGCCGGGTTTGACGAGGGCTGCTGCCGCCACTCAGGCGCGGGCTCGTCGAAGTAGGCCACCGGCAGGTCTTCATCAAGCGCGGGGAACAGGCCTCGCCAGCGCGCCTGTGTCAGCAGCACGGCCGGCGCGCTATCCTCAAGCATGTAGCGCAGGCGCTGCGGCGGGTAAGCCGGATCGAGCGGCACGTAGGCGCCGCCGGCTTTGAAGACCGCCAGCACCGCCATCATCATCTCGACGCCGCGCTCGGCGCAGATGGCGACGCGGGCATCGGGGCCGACGCCGAGCTGACGCAGATAGTGCGCCAGCTGGTTGGCTCGGCGGTTGAGTTCGCCATAAGTCAGCCGCGCCTCGCCGCAGACGACCGCCATGGCCTCTGGGGTCTGCTCGACTTGCTGCTCGAACAGCTCGTGCACACATTGGTCTTTCGGGTAATCGGCCGCCGTCGCGTTCCACTCCTCAACAACCTGCCGCCGCTCTCCTTCTGGCAGCATCGACAACCGATCTATCGCCTCTGTGCTGTCGCTGACCATACTTTCAAGGAGCGCGCAAAAGTATCTGACATAGCGCTCCACCGTCTCCCGCTCAAACAGCGATGCCGCATATTCCATCTCACCCGCGATCTGCTCATCTATTTCCAACAACGTTAGCTTTAAGTCGAATTTTGTGAACACAGGTGCTTCTACATCCAGCGGCTCCAGCTCAATGCCCGGTAGCGACAGCCTCCCTCCGCCGACATTCTGTTGCCAATCAAAGAGCACCTGGAACACCGGCGTGTGCGACAGATTTCGCTCAGGCCGCACCACCTCCACCACCTGCTCGAACGGCAGCTCCTGATGCTGCTGTGCTGCTAACGTTCGCTCCTTCACCTGCTGCATCATCTCTCTGACACTGCCCGCCCCGCTCACCTCCAGCCGCAACGCCAGGGTATTGATGAAGAAGCCAATCAGCCCTTCGATCTCCACTCGCCCGCGGTTCGCCACCGGCGTGCCGATCACCACATCGTGCTGTCCCGATAGCCTCGACAGCAGCGCTCCTAAGCCGGCCAGCAGCGTCATGAACAAGGTCGTTCCCTGCTGCTGACTCAGCCGCTTCAGCCCGCGGCTGAGTTCCGCGCTCAGTGCCACCGGCACACGCCCGCCCTCGTACTTCTGCTCGGCGGGTCGCGCGTGATCGGTCGGCAACTCCAGCAGCCCAGGCGCTCTGGCAAGCGCCTGCTGCCAGTATTCGGTCTGCTGTCGCAGTACCTCCCCTTGCAGCCACTGTCGTTGCCACACGGCATAATCAGCATATTGCACCTCAAGCGCCGGAAGCGACTCGACCTCGCCGCGCGCGAAGGCCCTATAAAGGACACTGACCTCCTTGATGAAGATGTCCATCGACCAGCCGTCACTGACGATGTGATGCATGGTGATCAACAGCGCGTGCTCGGCATCCGCCGTGCGGATCAACCGGCCACGGATCAGCGGCCCCTGCTCCAGGTCGAAGCGCGTCGCCGCCTCTTCACGTATCAATCGCTCCATCTCTCGATCCGCATTCACCCCTTCGCGCAGGTCGTGCTCCTGGAGATGGAAGCGACTCGCTAGTGCTGGTGTGATCTGCTGGGCCGGCTCGCCATCGATGTTCACAAAGGTGGTGCGCAATGTCTCGTGGCGTGTCACGACACCGTCCAGCGCCCGCCTCAATGCCTCTCGATCAAGCTCTCCCTTCAGCCGCAGTCCGTAGAAAATGTGATAGGCCTGGCTGACGCCCATCTGCGCCAGGAACCACAGCCGCTGCTGCGCGAACGACAGCGGCAGATACTCATCGCGCGCGGCTGGCGTGATGGCCGGCAACGTCGTCGGGGTGGCTCGCTCCACTGCCATGGCCAGATCGGCAAGCACCGGATGCTCGAAGACCTCGCTGATGCTCACTTCCACATTCAGCCCCTGCCGCAGCCGTGCGATCACCCGCACCACCAACAGCGAATGCCCCCCCATCTCGAAGAAGTTGTCGCGGCGACCCACCCGCTCCACCTTCAACACCTCGCTCCAGATCGCCGCCAGCCGCTGTTCGATCTCCCCTTGCGGCTCCTCATACTCGCCCTTCGCGTAGGCCTCCGCCTCTGGCTCAGGCAGCGCCTTGCGATCCACCTTCCCATTCGCCGTCAGCGGCAGCCCCTCCATC
Proteins encoded in this window:
- a CDS encoding condensation domain-containing protein, giving the protein VVVVNEVVQYFPSLEYLLKVLEGIKGVLARGGSIYLGDLRSLDLLEVFHSSVELSRASGESGVEEVRGRIRRKLRAEKELVVSPQLFEAMAAREGWISEAAIELKGGEYGNELTKYRYDVVLRTGRRRRKPEAEAKAEWEAGGWSLERLRRELSEGVEELRLSGVPNARVARDVAAQEWLTAAAASRRVSEVEAAVAASEEGGKGIEAEAVRLMGRQLGYEVSVSWPSRGKAGSYEVRLRKARAEWAEEVTEAEEGEGGGVSLSGQAARWRGFANRPLAEWANASMAGRLREYLQERLPAYMVPGAYIEMEGLPLTANGKVDRKALPEPEAEAYAKGEYEEPQGEIEQRLAAIWSEVLKVERVGRRDNFFEMGGHSLLVVRVIARLRQGLNVEVSISEVFEHPVLADLAMAVERATPTTLPAITPAARDEYLPLSFAQQRLWFLAQMGVSQAYHIFYGLRLKGELDREALRRALDGVVTRHETLRTTFVNIDGEPAQQITPALASRFHLQEHDLREGVNADREMERLIREEAATRFDLEQGPLIRGRLIRTADAEHALLITMHHIVSDGWSMDIFIKEVSVLYRAFARGEVESLPALEVQYADYAVWQRQWLQGEVLRQQTEYWQQALARAPGLLELPTDHARPAEQKYEGGRVPVALSAELSRGLKRLSQQQGTTLFMTLLAGLGALLSRLSGQHDVVIGTPVANRGRVEIEGLIGFFINTLALRLEVSGAGSVREMMQQVKERTLAAQQHQELPFEQVVEVVRPERNLSHTPVFQVLFDWQQNVGGGRLSLPGIELEPLDVEAPVFTKFDLKLTLLEIDEQIAGEMEYAASLFERETVERYVRYFCALLESMVSDSTEAIDRLSMLPEGERRQVVEEWNATAADYPKDQCVHELFEQQVEQTPEAMAVVCGEARLTYGELNRRANQLAHYLRQLGVGPDARVAICAERGVEMMMAVLAVFKAGGAYVPLDPAYPPQRLRYMLEDSAPAVLLTQARWRGLFPALDEDLPVAYFDEPAPEWRQQPSSNPAGGGVAPENLAYVIYTSGSTGQPKGVMVEQRGMINHLYAKLGDLRLTAQDVVAQTASPCFDISVWQMWAALLAGGQVLLVEERQAHDPAALWQGLREAGVTVWETVPSLLEAMLGEVGDRQAGVASLRWVLVTGEACAVGLWRRFQAAAPGVGLMNAYGPTECSDDVTHYASRGAGLGEAARGVPIGRPLINTRAYVVDAAGEAVPVGVSGEL